A stretch of the Lolium perenne isolate Kyuss_39 chromosome 3, Kyuss_2.0, whole genome shotgun sequence genome encodes the following:
- the LOC127344238 gene encoding AUGMIN subunit 7, with protein sequence MASKQMEEIQRKLAVLAYPRASAPAQSLLFAGVERYRLLEWLFFRLLGDRSPFTQQNWQGDSLDRDEENSRIQHLAEIANFLGITPSVDTEAIQGRGSYDERVELLRLIVDLVEASCYADNPEWSIDEQLAKDVQLVDSIAEKQAQIFSEECKLFPADVQIQSIYPLPDIAELELKLSEYTKKMSNLQQMVQELASKYDYNPNEDYAETELKLREHLQSFLETVKSFNMIYTKEIHPWTHMMEVPQLHGFGPAANRLLEAYNTLLKFLGNLRSLRDSYSAMAAGSLSNSNEPSSVTKIISDCESALTFLNNSLAILSTSVAREQGETL encoded by the exons ATGGCGTCGAAGCAGATGGAGGAGATCCAGCGGAAGCTGGCGGTGCTGGCCTACCCGCGCGCCAGCGCCCCGGCGCAGTCCCTCCTCTTCGCCGGCGTCGAGCGCTACCGCCTCCTCGAGTGGCTCTTCTTCCG GCTCCTGGGCGACAGATCGCCGTTCACGCAGCAGAACTGGCAGGGGGACAGCCTCGACCGCGACGAGGAGAACAGCAGGATCCAGC ACTTGGCGGAGATTGCGAACTTCCTGGGCATCACGCCTTCAGTCGACACGGAGGCGATTCAG GGAAGAGGCAGCTACGACGAGCGGGTGGAGCTCCTCCGTCTGATTGTTGACTTGGTGGAAGCTAGTTGCTATGCCGACAATCCAGAGTGGAG TATTGATGAACAGTTGGCAAAGGATGTACAACTGGTGGATTCAATTGCAGAGAAACAGGCCCAAATTTTCTCAGAGGAGTGCAAGCTTTTTCCTGCAGATGTCCAAATACAATCAATTTACCCCTT GCCTGACATAGCAGAATTAGAGTTGAAGCTCTCTGAGTATACTAAAAAGATGTCAAATCTGCAACAAATGGTTCAGGAGCTGGCATCTAAG TATGATTATAACCCAAATGAAGACTATGCCGAGACAGAGTTGAAGCTGAGGGAACATTTGCAATCGTTTCTCGAAACAGTTAAATCCTTCAACATGATATACACTAAG GAAATTCATCCTTGGACGCACATGATGGAGGTGCCACAGTTGCATGGATTTGGTCCAGCTGCTAATCGCTTGTTAGAGGCATATAACACACTTTTAAAG TTCCTTGGAAATTTGAGGAGCCTGCGAGATTCATATTCTGCGATGGCTGCTGGGTCACTTTCAAATTCAAACGAGCCTTCATCCGTCACAAAGATCATTTCAGACTGTGAATCTGCGCTGACATTCTTGAATAACAGCCTTGCCATCCTTTCAACCTCTGTGGCACGAGAGCAGGGTGAAACTCTGTGA